The nucleotide sequence gagctggaaaagatcttagagtcCTTTGAGCCCTAGATCCTCATTTTGCTggtgaagagactgaggcacagagaagttaagtgactcactcaaggCCACTTAACTAGCAAGTATTGGggggctaggatttgaacccagattttcctgactccaagtccagagcccGATAACGGGGCTTTTCACCATTGTTTTCAGctgtgcttcttttttcttttcaagtacTTCAGGGCTGAAAACAGCTGACCAGGGCAGAAACTGGAGATATTATATTGGCTTGATTGCAGGCCAGAGACACCTTCCTTCTGGAGCCTGAGGAACCAAATATACTCCCTACTAAACTCAGAATTTTACAGGCAACACTCAATCtagttcagaatttttttttttttttttttttttagacatgatCTCATTAAGGGCAAGTGGCATCCTCAGGCTTCTTTgcttcaagtttcagttcttggCTGTTCCGGAGCCTTTCTACCTACTTCTCTGGGCATTTTGTTTGATACTTATCATGACTGGTCAACTGCATACTTTCCTGGAGTTTATTCGATTATGTAAACAGTGATAACAGTTAAGTTATGTAATCCCATGGAGCAGCCCAGGAAATGAACTACTGCTAAGCCAGGAGAACAAattgccttctcttttctccttggcACCTTTGTGTGTGTGGGTGCTGGTTAACTTAGACAGGAGTCATATCTATGTGTTAGTGACTTTCTCCGAGGGactatataaaggaaagaaatagataatGTTTGAAAGACAGAAATGGACAGTAAGATGCAGGTGGAATAGTAGTTTGGAAGCTGGCTTTGAagccaagaaaacctgggttcatattttgCTTCTGATACATTCTAGGTGTGTGgacctgggcaaattacttaacttttctgtgccCTAGGGTAACTGGGGAGATTCAAAATTGTAGAAAAAGGGCTGATATGCATTGGCAGAGGGATTTTCCTGTTgtgggagttccttataccaatgaaagtCTAGCTATACCACCTATCCTTATTGACAATACTTGAAGGATAGGATTTAACAGTGCATGGAGAACTTAGTGGGACTGTGTATAGATAATGGGGTGGAACATGTATGAAAAACAGGAAGAGATGACAGTCACCTAGGTGTAGCCCTCAGTTAGAGGAGAATCATAAGACAAAGGTGTTTTTATTCCTCTAAAACCATCATCTGCCTCTGAAGGTCAACCGTGCTTTAGGATATGTCTTAGTCATACCACCTGCAAATGTCTCCCTAAATTTAGGAAATGCTATTTTTGGAATTGCCCAACACAATTCACAAAGTTGCAAATGGGTCAGAGTGAGTTCCATCTCCTGGGTTCATCATATCCACAGGAATTATGGAAttatggtcttttttttaaacccttaatttctgtgtattggctcctaggtggaagagtggtaagggtgggcaatgggggtcaaatgacttgcccagggtcacacagctgggaagtgtctgaggctggatttgaacctaggacctcctgtctctaggtctgactctcaatccactgagctagccagctgccccgATTATGGTCTCTTATAAGACCTGTTAGCCAATCCTAAACATCTGTAAGATGTACTGGTATCCCAAAGCCAATTCAattccaacaaaaaaaaaacaaaaaaattttttagaacaTTGTTCCCCAATAAATTTCAAAGGATGAATGAAAATGCTTGATAAGGCTTCTAAGGAATGATACGCAGGAGTCCCCAAATATAGATTTCTAGGAAACACTTTGACCATATTTCTCCATATGTAATGAAGGGTGAGCTTGTCCTAAGTACAAAGCCTCATTAAAAtaggtattaaaaaaaaggatgaaaagagagattaagaaaacacTTGTTCAATTGTatggtacaatggacagagttGGGCTATCAACCTCAGGAAGTTAATACCCTAGATAGGCAGGATGCTGTTAGCTCAGATCTTATGCAATCAGAACCACTGAACAAAACCAGGTTAAACTGGATATGTAGCAGTCATATCTGGGGTATAAGTTCTGGGATCACCCACTTCTTTGGGACATTATTGGTTTCTTAAGTGAGACAGAACATAACTCAAGGAAAATGAAGAGCATCCTGATAAGTTCCCTATTGGGATTCATCTATGTATCCCTGGTACAGGCAGATGTCCTGGTACAGCCAGACTTTGATGCCAAGCAGGTAATGGttgtgcctttctttttctttagctgGGATGGTGGTATGAGAAGGCTATTATTCAgtgttcatggagaggcaaatcctTTTGGAGGATTAAATACTTAGCAAAACAATTCTACTTTTAGTTTTTCCTGAGCTCAGATATTTTCCTCATCACTATCCTGTAAGGGACCATCTGAAACTTCCAATGACTTACCATTCTTACTTCCAGTCTAATATGCAAAATGGTTGGCCAGGGTTTAAATTCAGTTGGCcaccatgatgatgatgatcatcatcattattatcatgaGGCATAACTAGTAATTTTTTCAGCTGAGTGTGTTGTATGCTCAACTTGGTGGCCATAGAGTAGGATGTATGACCTATCTTTGTTTAAATTTATTCACTGAGTGGTCCCCTATAGACCCAGGTTGAATTTTTATGATCCATTTTTTTACCTGTCCATTTAGTGTTCTCTATACACTGTCCCCTTGTGTACTTATTCCTCTTCACCTCCTCTTAACAATGGCACTCAACTTTTAAAGTGCTTCTTGACAGGTGAGACTGAGAATACTATTAGGAGTCTAACAGTGAGTTTCTAGACAAATTTCAGCTATGCTTAATGatgaaaaaattctttcttataagtaaAGCTTTAACTTTGAATAAGACTTTATGCTAAGGCACTAACATGGAAGATATTTCATTCCTGTGGTGACCATTGTCCCCAATACTCAATTTATAGTCAAATACAGCATTGACTCAACACCTTCAAAGTGTACTATCATTTTAGTGCTTCTTTCTCAGAGCCCACCTTTACAATcaagagtgagagtgagagtgcCCCTATCTTGGTAAAACTATACTCAAGGTTAGACTGGCTTATGCATCATTGCCATTTATCTGCCTCTCCTCCatccacattctctcctttttttttgtcctttcaacAGGACTGGCAGCACCAAAAATATACCttaatcaggaagcaaggtggcctAACACCACTTTTGGAAACTACTGTTcaacctctcttttccttctttttctatcatgAGCTCAAACATAGGAGACAGAAACATTGGAATTCTGATTTGCTGTGTGACTTGTCCAACAAAATCATTAAATTTCCTTGGTaaacaaaggagagaaggaaagaaaagcaaggTGTCTTGTGATTGTTCTGCCCTTTAACTGTTTTCTCCAGTTTTCAGGCTTGTGGTATGTTGTTTCCATGGTGTCAGATTGCAAGGTTTTCCTTGGCAAGAAAGAACATTTATTGATGtcaacaatattaataaatgctatgGAAGGTGGCAACCTCAGTGCCCACATGGCCATCCCTGGGTAAGTATAATTTATTTCCTCACTTGGGGGTCCTTCCTCCAATCCCCTCACTTTTTTCCTTGTCTAggggtagatagatggatggatggaatgacaggtgaatggatagatggaaaagtacttattaagtatttactatgtgccagacactatggtAAATGGTGGGGATACAAATGAATGCAAGTGAGGTAGTCTTGGACTTTAAGATGTTTAGTTTTTATGGGGAAAGACACACAGGTGATAGGACATTCCACCCTGGGAGCATGGTAGAAGATGGCTAGAAAGTGCTGTGGAGATTTGGAATTAATTAAGCTATCGCCAAATCTGGATAGTCTATCAAAATCCAGAATTGCTCTAGGGGTGAAACCAATTTTCCAATTGGGAAGCAGGAGAAGTGGCTTAGCAAGAATTGTGGGAGTGTGGATATAGATTAATGGAGGGACTGGAAGGGATTGGGGAATCAATGAAGTTGTGTATGACctacaaagaaatatgaaaaaaaaagacaaagaagtcTGGTCTGTAGGGAGATGGATTTTAGGTCTAGGGAGTCAGATCTGATAGGGGTCTGTTGCAAAATTTCTAACCAGAGAAATGCAAACaagagaaacaaagtctccaagccaaaaagaaatagcttTATTGAGAGAGGGGTGGTttcacaataaagctggactaTGGTCAAGACCAAAGACCTTGAGTCTTGTGAGATGGTCTCCTTTATACCCAAAAGACTAGCACAACTTAAATATCAgggtaaaaataattaatgacaaGGGAGTGTCTAAGCAGTCACTTGATGTGATATGTAGGGAACATATCACAACAGAAGAGGTGATGTATATAAGGTTGGAGTATAGATGCTAAGCCTAACTCCATAAGAAAAAGACAATCATGTGATTTAACATCATCCAAGAGAACAAGGCTATAAACCATAGTTGGTGAATTATGGTGAATAAAGCAGTATTGAACTACAGTTAAACAAGTGCAAAGTCCCAGTGACTGGATAAAATACTAATTTAGCCTAACATTATTTAATCACTATGCTAAGATTATGATTAAATCAagactactgctaacattaaaatctaactATCATAAAAGAGGATAGGGGATTTCTCACTCACAGGTCTGTGCCAAGGTTGcactggagggagggagagagagaattctaaaAGAGGTATGTAGAATGTGACTAGTCCAGTTAAATTATATTTCTGATGGAATTAACTGTAGATTTTGGCCTAGTGGAGAATAAAGGATGGTACCAGGAAagattttcccccttctttccacAGGGCACACACACAACCCCAGGGATTAGTTGGACAAGGAAATTTTTTGGTGGTTTGGTTACCTGGGCCTACTATAGACATAAAAGGTTAGGTAAAGCATGGCCATATAATAGGAAAGACACATCCTATTGCTCTGATTGCTGGGTGGTCAATTATCTGTTCTCAGAAGACTTTGGCAGCCCTGAGGAAATCTCCCCTTCTGGGGACTGTTAAAGATTTATACTATGTGTGGTTTCTATCCTTGTTGATCCCCTAGTACTGAAGGCTGTAAGACAATGGAGGCAGAGTATTTGAAGATTGGATCAGAAGGCCACTTCAAAGTACCTGGTAGGTCAGATTGGGACTTAGGGGTACCAGTTATTTCCCTTCCCACCTTGATCAAAAGGTGAATATCCTTGTGTTTTCATTGCAATGAAATAGACAAACACCAGTTGCTACCTATACCTTATCTCTAGCCTGGGCCCTAATCAtcttctttctaccatccagATATTCTTCCTTAATTCTATCCTATAGAGCAGGGGTAGGCAActtatggctctcaagccatatctagctccacctcccgaccagccagtccaagcagagccccaggatgttccccagggggcccttcagcccccgccccatattccagcaccttccgcctccatcctcctccttccgaaggcgtttatggctctcacggccaaaaaggttgccgacccctgctatagagggTCATGTAGAGAGGACCAGAGAAACAGAAGGGACAAAAAGAGAAACTTCCCCAGAAATGACTAACTTGCCATCATTTCCCAGTTATCTTTTTTTGGGTATTTTCCACAATCAGCATTGCCAAGTACTAAAAATTATATGTCTGCAAGATTTCCTCCTAcatcctttcttttccattcctaCTGTCAATTCCCTCTCCCAGGTCCTCACTGACTCTTGTTTGGATTTTTGTAGTAATTTCCTAATATTCTTATCTCATCCCACCTAGGGCATTGAGGTGATGCAACAGATAGAGTGCCATGTCAGGAGTTAGGAAAGTTCATCTTCCTaaatacaaatctggcctcagacacttattagctgtgtgaccccaggcaagtcatttaactctgttgacctgtttcctcctctgtaaaatgatctggagaaggaaatggaaaccacttgtgtttttttcccaagaaaaccccaaagagagtcacaaaatgactgaacaacaacaaaatcttcaCCTCTAGTTCTTCCTTACTCCAATCCTTACCTCACTTTCTTGCTAGTTTAGTTTTTCtaatacataggattatagatcCAGAGTTGGCTTAAAGAGTCTGAGAAGTAATCTGTATTtcaaaagataaggaaaattgaggtcaacagaaattaagtgacttgtctcaaGGTCATATAAATATCAAGTGGCAGTGGAAGAATTTAAAGAGAATATATTTGGGACTACTTTATTTGGCTACTCAAAAAGGTGTGTGAGATATTGACATAATCCTTAGTTTCTGCCatgctgttttctagttttcctagtagtttttgttaaatagtgagtctTTATCCTAAAAGCCAACATAATTTACCCCTATAAActccttaagcctcagtttcctcatctgaaaaatgacagtaattggactagatgacctttcaaGTATCTTCCAGTTTTATGATCTTTGAGAGCAAGAGTAGACTTGCAGACAAATATAagaagacttggagtcaggaagacttgatctcaaatctggcctcagacacttgttattTATGTGCAAGTTCATTTAAACAATGTTAGCCTCAGTTTTtcaatctgtaaaatatggataataataccacctacctttgaaggttgttgtgaggatcaaattaaataataattgcaaagtgcaTGGTTTCTGATAAAGAgtaaatgcaatataaatattagtgattattattataatttccccacttctgcaaagaatcaaaggaatgtgttttctcatatctctttgtgGGGGgccaaacttggtcattataatttcttagtatttggttttgcttgttttgctgttcttcccatttacattgttatcattgtatatattgttttttttgctctacttcactttgtatcagtttatataaatcttcttAGGCTTCTCTTTGTTCATCAGATTTATCATTTTTTAGAGtagtggagattaaaattaatatacaagaactaaatattatattttataaagttttattaataataatctaaCAAAAAACtggagtgaaaaggtgctaaactaacttcagctatccttgtgaagaagagagaaagagggagaagctaCAAG is from Gracilinanus agilis isolate LMUSP501 chromosome 2, AgileGrace, whole genome shotgun sequence and encodes:
- the LOC123235167 gene encoding lipocalin-15-like, coding for MKSILISSLLGFIYVSLVQADVLVQPDFDAKQFSGLWYVVSMVSDCKVFLGKKEHLLMSTILINAMEGGNLSAHMAIPGTEGCKTMEAEYLKIGSEGHFKVPASGYLDVRVEETDYKSYGILYIYKELEGVLSTMVQLFSRTQNVSPKALRAFQDFYPVVGLEDDMMYLLPKSDACSQEDIEGKA